The Plasmodium malariae genome assembly, chromosome: 3 genome window below encodes:
- the PmUG01_03017400 gene encoding conserved Plasmodium protein, unknown function — protein sequence MYIHLKTRIKTVSNLGNIFLKKGNIIKGKKWCNDAPFVDNAIKTEIFSTSHGFYFFNESFIKLFTKNRNKITYEMRRDRGGTIRKKLSREKKKTQKKQKKDSSKDVY from the coding sequence ATGTATATCCATTTAAAGACACGTATTAAAACAGTAAGTAACCTggggaatatttttttaaaaaaagggaatataataaagggaaaaaaatggTGTAATGATGCCCCTTTTGTTGATAATGCGATAAAGACTGAAATCTTCTCAACTAGTCAtggtttttatttttttaatgaatccTTTATAAAGCTCTTTACGAAAAACAGGAATAAAATTACGTACGAAATGAGAAGAGATAGAGGAGGGACCATAAGAAAGAAATTAAGcagagaaaaaaagaaaacacagaaaaaacaaaaaaaggatagTTCTAAGGATGTGTACtaa
- the PmUG01_03017500 gene encoding mitochondrial carrier protein, putative: MEKRTINVQNIVYSSTVSSVFVSIICTPLDVIKNYIQYNSNISFDKKYILKKITKKKKNRLLKFNSFYYRTFKNIYNNYGIKAIYRGLISTMNLYVINNTLFFYVYEELKEKGIPCYLSATISRFFSIIITSPLELYRTNVQANVCNNHKVSIFDIFKSKQNRKIKINLYKGITSTLVRDIPFSAIYWSLNEYLVSYIKKKDSEYERRKKIIKKFLYPFICGCLSSTITTFITHPLDIIKTNMQARCIDIIHKSDFDYRKIKNYDACQRGRTSNFYNICQNNLYNNKYIYDVKVNNYAHNNHRTIYYKYGSTKYGSNTYSYKYYNYFKLTNNYNYNIFSVAKIIFKKNGFKGFYIGIFPRLVKIVPTCAILFSTYHYFNY, translated from the exons atggaaaaaagaacaatCAATGTTCAAAACATAGTATACAGTAGTACAGTATCAA GTGTTTTTGTTAGTATTATATGCACACCTCTTGACGTAATAAAAAACtacatacaatataataGTAACATCAGCTTTGacaaaaagtatattttaaaaaaaattacaaaaaagaagaaaaataggTTGCTGAAATTTAACTCTTTTTATTATCgaacttttaaaaacatttataacaACTATGGGATCAAGGCAATTTATAGGG GCCTTATTTCAACGATGAACCTGTACGTAATAAACaacactttatttttttatgtatatgaagaattaaaagaaaaaggaattCCATGTTACTTAAGCGCTACAATTTCTAgatttttttccataataaTTACATCACCATTAGAATTATACAGAACAAATGTTCAGGCAAATGTTTGCAATAATCATAAAGTAAgtatatttgatatatttaaatcgaaacaaaatagaaaaataaaaataaatttgtataaagGTATCACTTCAACACTTGTAAGAGACATCCCATTTTCAGCTATATATTGGTCACTTAACGAATATTTAgttagttatataaaaaaaaaagattctGAATATGAAAGgcggaaaaaaattattaaaaaatttttgtaccCATTTATTTGTGGATGTCTTAGTAGCACAATAACTACTTTTATAACACATCCTTTGGATATAATCAAAACGAACATGCAAGCAAGATGTATTgatattattcataaaagTGATTTTgattatagaaaaattaaaaattatgatgcATGTCAAAGAGGTCGAacaagtaatttttataatatttgtcaaaataatttatataataataaatatatatatgatgttAAAGTGAATAATTATGCTCATAATAATCATAGgactatttattataaatatggaTCTACTAAGTATGGTTCGAATACTTatagttataaatattataactattttaaattaacaaataacTATAACTATAACATTTTCTCAGTTgctaaaattatatttaaaaagaacgGATTTAAAGGTTTTTATATAGGTATTTTTCCAAGACTGGTAAAAATTGTACCTACCTGTgcaattcttttttcaacATATCATTACTTCAATTATTGA